A single window of Haemorhous mexicanus isolate bHaeMex1 chromosome 28, bHaeMex1.pri, whole genome shotgun sequence DNA harbors:
- the LOC132339379 gene encoding keratin, type I cytoskeletal 14 produces the protein MSTTVRQYSSSTSLKGFGSLGGGSSRLSSVRAGGGGYRAPSVHGGSGSYSVSSRVVSGLGSGFGGSYCSSAGGALGGGFGASYGAGFGAGFGAGFGGFGGGDGILPAGEKETMQNLNDRLANYLDKVRALEEANTDLEVKIREWYKKQAPGPDRDYSPYYRTIEELRNKILSATVENANIVLQIDNARLAADDFRTKFESEQALRMSVEADINGLRRVLDELTLSRADLEMQIENLKEELAYLKKNHEEEMTALRGQVGGEISVEMDAAPGIDLTKILAEMREQYESLAEKNRRDAEQWFFSKTEELNREVAINTEQLQSGKTEITELRRTIQSLEIDLQSQLSTKAALEGTLADTEARYGTQLGQLQMLITGVEEQLAELRCDMERQNHEYRVLLDVKCRLEQEIATYRRLLEGEDAHISSQYSSAMSSHSGRDVMTSSRQVRTIVEEVQDGKVVSSREQVALTTR, from the exons ATGAGCACCACTGTCAGGCAATACTCCTCGTCCACCTCCCTCAAGGGCTTCGGGAGCCTGGGGGGAGGCTCCAGCAGGCTCTCCTCCGTgcgggctgggggaggagggtaCCGGGCCCCCAGCGTGCACGGGGGCTCCGGCAGCTACTCCGTCTCTTCCCGCGTGGTCTCGGGGCTCGGCAGCGGCTTTGGGGGCAGCTACTGCAGCAGCGCAGGAGGGGCCCTGGGCGGGGGCTTTGGGGCCAGCTATGGGGCCGGCTTTGGGGCCGGCTTTGGGGCCGGCTTTGGAGGCTTTGGAGGCGGCGATGGCATCCTGCCGGCGGGGGAGAAGGAGACCATGCAGAACCTCAACGACCGCCTGGCCAACTACCTGGACAAGGTGCGAGCCCTGGAGGAGGCCAACACCGACCTGGAGGTGAAGATCAGGGAGTGGTACAAGAAGCAGGCACCTGGTCCTGACCGTGACTACAGCCCCTACTACAGGACTATCGAGGAGCTCAGGAACAAG ATTCTTTCTGCAACTGTTGAAAATGCCAACATCGTCCTGCAGATTGACaatgccaggctggcagcagacGACTTCCGAACCAA GTTTGAGTCGGAGCAGGCTCTGCGCATGAGCGTGGAGGCCGACATCAACGGCCTGCGGCGGGTCCTGGACGAGCTGACCCTGTCCAGAGCCGACCTGGAGATGCAGATTGAGAACctgaaggaggagctggctTATCTGAAGAAGAACCACGAGGAG GAAATGACTGCCCTGCGTGGGCAGGTGGGTGGGGAGATCAGCGTGGAGATGGACGCTGCTCCTGGCATCGACCTGACCAAGATCCTGGCGGAGATGCGGGAGCAGTACGAGAGCCTGGCGGAGAAGAACCGCAGGGACGCCGAGCAGTGGTTCTTCAGCAAG ACGGAAGAGCTGAACCGGGAGGTGGCCATCAAcacggagcagctgcagagcggCAAGACGGAGATCACGGAGCTGCGGCGCACGATCCAGAGCCTGGAGATCGACCTGCAGTCGCAGCTCAGCACG AAAGCGGCGCTGGAGGGCACCCTGGCCGACACCGAGGCGCGCTACGGCACCCAGCTGGGCCAGCTGCAGATGCTGATCACGGGCgtggaggagcagctggccGAGCTGCGCTGCGACATGGAGCGCCAGAACCACGAGTACAGGGTCCTGCTGGACGTCAAGTGCCGCCTGGAGCAGGAGATCGCCACGTACCGCCGGCTCCTGGAGGGAGAGGACGCCCA CATCTCCTCCCAGTACTCCTCGGCCATGTCCTCACACTCTGGCAGAGATG TCATGACATCGTCCCGCCAGGTGCGCACGATCGTGGAGGAGGTGCAGGATGGGAAGGTGGTCTCCTCCCGGGAGCAGGTGGCACTCACCACTCGCTAG